The following proteins are encoded in a genomic region of Hippoglossus hippoglossus isolate fHipHip1 chromosome 3, fHipHip1.pri, whole genome shotgun sequence:
- the LOC117753566 gene encoding nuclear factor 7, ovary-like, with translation MAAVTCVLWEDNFLCSICLDVFTAPVTIQCGHNFCKACIIENWRINRKRQCPVCKKSFDTRTEVHVNTFISEMVAQLRQSAMKKSLEVALAGEVPCDICAGTKLKALKSCLVCLSSYCETHLERHRTVSGLKRHKLIEPLVNLGGRMCTKHDELMELFCKTDQMCVCHLCYELDHNSHHVVTLSEECEEEKAKLASTEAEFQCMIEERQLKVLELRGSVQLSKEAADKAAADGVPVFTVLKQLLETDLSKLTEEIKRKQEITANHAKGLIEELDREISELTRRNDEVKQLSRSDDPLHLLQNSSSLRTFPPTKDWEKVSLHQLSFEGTVARAVARLKETLSRDTMALLEAELKRVQQYAVDVTLDPNTTHPTLTLSVDGKQVNHSDVDMTLPDNPDRFSTCILVLGRQSFSSSRFYYEVEVKGKTKWDLGVASGLANRKGLVTSSPEAGYWTLQLRNGNEYTALADPDILLPLKSRPQRVGVFVDYEEGLVSFHDVDTADIIYSFTGCTFNGKLYPFFSPCFDDGGVNSARLRISSVHEADVI, from the coding sequence ATGGCAGCTGTCACCTGTGTGCTATGGGAGGACAACTTTCTGTGCTCTATCTGCCTGGACGTGTTCACAGCTCCCGTCACCATACAGTGTGGACACAACTTCTGCAAAGCCTGCATCATTGAAAACTGGAGAATCAATAGAAAACGCCAGTGTCCCGTCTGCAAAAAGTCTTTCGACACCAGAACTGAGGTGCACGTCAATACCTTCATATCTGAGATGGTTGCTCAGCTGAGGCAGTCGGCCATGAAAAAATCCTTGGAAGTTGCCCTAGCAGGTGAGGTTCCCTGTGATATCTGCGCTGGGACCAAGCTGAAGGCTCTTAAGTCCTGCCTGGTGTGTCTGTCCTCGTATTGTGAGACTCACCTGGAGCGACATCGGACAGTGTCAGGGCTGAAGAGACATAAGCTCATCGAGCCTCTGGTCAACCTTGGAGGCAGAATGTGTACAAAGCACGATGAACTCATGGAGCTGTTCTGCAAGACAgaccagatgtgtgtgtgtcacctttGCTATGAGCTTGACCACAACTCACACCATGTTGTAACCCTGAGTGAGGAATGTGAAGAAGAGAAGGCTAAGCTGGCGAGTACGGAGGCTGAATTTCAGTGCATGATCGAGGAGAGGCAGCTGAAGGTGCTGGAGCTCAGAGGGTCAGTGCAGCTCAGCAAAGAAGCTGCagacaaagcagcagcagatggtgTACCTGTCTTCACTGTCCTGAAGCAGCTTTTGGAGACGGATCTGTCCAAGCTCACAGAAGAGAtcaagaggaaacaggaaattaCAGCAAATCACGCCAAGGGCCTTATAGAAGAGCTGGATCGGGAGATCTCCGAGCTGACAAGGAGAAACGATGAGGTTAAGCAGCTGTCACGCTCTGACGatcccctccacctcctccagaacTCCTCATCCCTGAGGACCTTCCCACCCACTAAAGACTGGGAGAAAGTCAGCCTCCATCAGCTATCGTTTGAGGGGACCGTGGCAAGAGCCGTGGCCCGCCTCAAAGAGACACTCAGCAGAGACACAATGGCCCTGCTCGAGGCTGAACTAAAGAGGGTGCAGCAGTACGCAGTGGACGTGACCCTCGACCCTAACACGACACACCCCACACTCACCCTGTCTGTTGATGGGAAACAAGTGAATCACAGTGATGTGGACATGACTCTTCCAGACAACCCGGACAGATTCTCTACTTGCATCCTTGTCTTGGGGAGGCAGAgtttctcctccagcaggtTTTACTATGAAGTCGAGGTTAAAGGGAAGACTAAGTGGGATCTGGGAGTGGCCAGTGGTTTGGCAAACAGGAAAGGACTAGTCACTTCAAGCCCAGAAGCCGGCTACTGGACCCTGCAGCTAAGGAATGGAAATGAGTACACAGCTCTTGCCGACCCTGACATCTTGCTCCCGCTGAAATCGCGACCTCAGAGGGTGGGGGTGTTTGTAGATTATGAGGAGGGTTTAGTCTCATTTCATGACGTTGACACTGCAGATATTATCTACTCCTTCACTGGCTGCACCTTCAACGGCAAACTCTACCCTTTCTTCAGTCCTTGCTTCGACGACGGAGGTGTAAACTCTGCCCGTCTCAGAATCTCTTCTGTTCATGAAGCTGATGTTATATAA